A stretch of Lactuca sativa cultivar Salinas chromosome 6, Lsat_Salinas_v11, whole genome shotgun sequence DNA encodes these proteins:
- the LOC111914068 gene encoding uncharacterized protein LOC111914068, with the protein MSGGFGEEASRPTTQSSSFSNNNGDGGNFECSICLDLAQDPVVTLCGHLFCWPCIYKWLHMPSRSQECPMCKASIEEQKLVPLYGRGKNPDARSESESVPNRPAGQRPETSRQRNRNAYHHVQHQHGSGIIGGFGPAFTATYGNFTFSFGGFIPSIFSLHMHAFNGPHMYGNGAHELRHHRDHHHEVSPLIVIGLLFLFALLWEPNI; encoded by the coding sequence ATGTCCGGTGGGTTTGGGGAAGAGGCAAGCAGGCCAACAACCCAAAGCTCATCGTTCTCAAACAACAATGGCGATGGTGGAAACTTCGAGTGCAGCATATGCTTGGATTTAGCTCAAGATCCGGTGGTTACTTTATGTGGTCATCTCTTTTGCTGGCCTTGCATCTACAAATGGCTTCACATGCCTTCTCGTTCACAAGAATGCCCGATGTGTAAGGCCTCCATTGAAGAACAGAAATTGGTCCCTTTATACGGAAGAGGGAAGAATCCAGACGCGAGGTCTGAATCTGAATCAGTTCCAAATCGTCCCGCCGGTCAACGGCCGGAGACTTCCCGTCAACGAAATCGGAATGCGTATCATCATGTGCAACATCAACATGGATCTGGAATAATCGGTGGTTTTGGACCTGCGTTTACTGCGACTTATGGGAATTTTACGTTTTCATTTGGGGGTTTTATTCCGTCGATTTTCAGTCTTCATATGCATGCATTCAATGGACCGCATATGTATGGAAATGGAGCTCATGAACTCCGTCACCACAGAGATCATCATCATGAAGTATCGCCCCTTATTGTAATTGGTCTCCTGTTTCTATTTGCTCTACTTTGGGAACCCAATATCTGA
- the LOC111914109 gene encoding probable glycosyltransferase At5g25310 — translation MKTTRYGGVSAYVATATATAIILTTVVIVLIISFSAVFSCFLSSTDSKPEFVIPIVQLQSQINLTHQHSDEYKFRAVISPDHYRSSTSFPLILNRNRTFIARRRRRRPEIELARARAAIRRAASVHNLSQVLRSGDVLSSDIYHNPSAFYQSYMEMEKRFKVYVYEEGELPMVHDGPCKNIYTTEGRFIMEMEHGGHNFRTKHAHQAHVYFMPFSVTWMVKYLYKPDTYDMTPLRHFVSDYVRLISTKHPFWNTTHAADHFMLSCHDWGPHASKAHPNLYTNSIRVLCNANSSEGFDPQKDVSLPEINLHSGNIPSKLVSPPPPTTSRSHLAFFAGGVHGPIRPILLHHWMGRDPDLQIFEYLPKHLDYYSLMLASKYCLCPSGYEVASPRIVESIYSECVPVIISENYVLPFSDVLKWEAFSVNVKVSDVSRLKEILMGVREDEYLRLKENLRQVRRHFVLNQPSQRFDVFHMILHSVWLRRLNLKLEE, via the exons ATGAAGACGACGAGATACGGAGGAGTATCGGCTTACGTGGCGACGGCAACGGCAACGGCGATTATCCTGACGACAGTCGTCATAGTTCTGATTATATCCTTCAGCGCTGTCTTCTCTTGTTTCCTCAGCAGCACTGATTCGAAACCGGAGTTCGTCATTCCGATTGTTCAATTGCAAAGTCAGATAAACTTGACTCATCAACATTCCGACGAATACAAATTCCGAGCCGTCATATCACCGGATCATTACCGATCATCAACGTCTTTTCCTCTCATTCTCAATCGTAATCGAACTTTCATC GCAAGACGGCGGCGGCGGCGGCCGGAGATAGAACTTGCAAGAGCAAGAGCTGCGATCCGGCGAGCTGCTTCTGTTCATAACCTATCTCAAGTTCTTCGAAGCGGCGACGTTTTGTCCAGTGATATCTATCATAACCCAAGCGCGTTTTATCA gAGTTATATGGAGATGGAGAAGAGATTTAAAGTATATGTATATGAAGAGGGTGAGCTTCCAATGGTGCATGATGGACCATGCAAAAACATATACACAACAGAAGGAAGATTCATAATGGAGATGGAACATGGAGGACATAATTTCAGAACTAAACATGCGCACCAGGCGCATGTTTACTTCATGCCTTTCAGTGTGACGTGGATGGTCAAGTATCTGTACAAGCCTGACACGTATGACATGACCCCACTTCGACATTTTGTATCTGATTACGTCAGACTCATCTCCACCAAACACCCTTTCTGGAATACAACTCATGCCGCTGATCACTTCATGCTCTCTTGTCATGATTGG GGCCCACATGCCTCAAAAGCACACCCCAATCTTTACACAAATTCAATTCGAGTCCTATGCAACGCAAACTCATCTGAAGGATTCGACCCACAAAAAGACGTCAGTCTCCCCGAAATAAATCTCCATAGCGGAAACATCCCTTCAAAACTTGTCTCCCCTCCACCACCCACCACCTCTAGATCCCACCTTGCATTTTTTGCAGGTGGAGTCCACGGTCCAATCAGACCCATCCTCCTCCACCATTGGATGGGTCGGGACCCAGATCTCCAAATCTTTGAGTACCTCCCAAAGCACCTAGACTACTACTCTCTCATGCTAGCCTCCAAATACTGTCTTTGCCCTAGCGGCTATGAGGTCGCTAGTCCTAGGATTGTAGAATCCATTTACTCAGAGTGTGTGCCAGTGATAATATCTGAAAACTATGTTTTACCTTTTAGCGACGTGTTGAAATGGGAAGCTTTTTCGGTTAATGTTAAGGTGTCGGATGTTTCACGGTTGAAGGAGATTTTGATGGGGGTGAGGGAAGATGAGTACTTGAGGTTAAAGGAGAATTTGAGACAAGTTAGAAGACATTTTGTTTTGAATCAACCTTCACAAAGATTTGATGTGTTTCATATGATATTGCATTCTGTTTGGCTTAGGAGATTGAACCTCAAACTAGAAGAATGA